A region of uncultured Carboxylicivirga sp. DNA encodes the following proteins:
- a CDS encoding RNA polymerase sigma-70 factor, giving the protein MELDDKWIIEGIKSGDESAYKSLFLKYYAQLVVFARKVVVDDDLARELVQDVFVTFYEKRNEINIHTSLKAHMYQSVRNRCLNQIKHNKIRRDHHANIFAEKKEDEAFVEDKLQETELEERIYTVVKTLPDQCRKIFEMSRFEGTPNQEIADQLGLSKRTVETQISKALKVLRKQLIHYLNILLWILILIKG; this is encoded by the coding sequence ATGGAATTGGATGATAAATGGATAATTGAAGGAATAAAAAGTGGAGATGAATCTGCTTATAAGTCACTTTTCCTTAAATATTATGCACAATTAGTTGTTTTTGCACGCAAAGTTGTAGTTGATGATGATCTGGCAAGAGAGTTGGTACAGGATGTTTTTGTTACTTTTTATGAGAAAAGAAATGAAATAAACATTCATACATCTTTAAAGGCTCATATGTACCAATCAGTGCGCAATAGATGCCTTAACCAGATAAAGCATAATAAAATCCGACGCGATCATCATGCAAATATCTTTGCTGAGAAAAAAGAAGATGAAGCTTTTGTGGAGGATAAACTGCAGGAAACAGAGCTGGAAGAAAGAATCTATACGGTGGTTAAAACACTTCCTGATCAGTGTAGAAAAATTTTTGAAATGAGTCGTTTCGAAGGAACTCCAAATCAAGAAATAGCAGATCAACTTGGATTGTCAAAAAGAACAGTAGAAACGCAAATAAGTAAGGCACTTAAGGTGCTTCGAAAACAGCTGATACATTACCTGAATATTCTTTTATGGATCCTGATCTTAATTAAAGGTTAA
- a CDS encoding FecR domain-containing protein: MSENWGNIDELIVKHLTNSLTSDEGEQLNSWLNLSSDNQVYFEEVQAVWNHSSNIMAFDAIDVEEDYKQFASKVGFTNEKMIGKKVSFSFRNIAAMLLPLIAVSVALTLYQTTPGFGKWVAFSSSNEVESIVLPDNSMVDLNTHSKLVFEKSFDGRQRRLKLHGEGFFKVTKNPEQPFVVKVGNTEVKVLGTAFYLEETGVNGATNLIVTEGRVMFSSNEKNVIVSKGESASFINGEFEKVNDTPLNRMSWRTGVIEFEKTGMKEVLQTLKDHFTEDIEEIENKAEVTDRVITSKFNSPKLEEVLVELRIHFKKNFTMDGKKLIISD; encoded by the coding sequence ATGAGTGAGAACTGGGGAAATATTGATGAGCTTATAGTTAAGCATCTAACAAACTCGCTTACTTCAGACGAAGGAGAACAACTAAATAGTTGGTTAAATCTTTCATCTGATAATCAAGTGTATTTCGAAGAGGTGCAAGCTGTTTGGAATCATTCTTCAAATATTATGGCATTTGATGCTATTGATGTTGAAGAAGACTATAAGCAATTTGCCTCTAAAGTAGGCTTTACCAATGAAAAAATGATTGGTAAAAAAGTATCCTTTTCATTTAGGAATATTGCAGCAATGCTCTTGCCTTTGATAGCAGTGAGTGTTGCTCTGACATTATATCAAACTACTCCCGGTTTTGGAAAATGGGTAGCTTTTTCTTCTTCAAATGAAGTAGAAAGTATTGTATTACCCGATAATTCAATGGTTGATTTGAATACGCATAGTAAACTGGTATTCGAAAAATCATTTGATGGTCGACAAAGACGATTAAAACTTCACGGAGAAGGGTTTTTTAAAGTAACCAAGAATCCTGAACAGCCTTTTGTTGTGAAGGTGGGTAATACAGAAGTGAAAGTGTTAGGTACCGCTTTTTATCTTGAGGAAACAGGTGTTAATGGAGCAACCAACCTGATTGTTACAGAAGGTCGGGTTATGTTTTCATCAAACGAAAAAAATGTAATTGTTTCAAAGGGAGAATCTGCTTCATTTATTAATGGAGAATTTGAAAAAGTAAATGATACACCTTTAAATAGGATGTCATGGAGAACAGGTGTCATTGAGTTTGAAAAAACCGGAATGAAGGAAGTTCTACAAACCTTAAAAGATCATTTTACTGAAGATATTGAGGAGATTGAAAATAAAGCTGAAGTTACCGACAGAGTAATTACTTCGAAGTTTAATTCTCCAAAGCTGGAAGAAGTTCTGGTTGAGCTGCGAATACATTTCAAGAAAAACTTTACCATGGATGGCAAAAAATTGATCATCTCTGATTAA
- a CDS encoding TonB-dependent receptor — MPKLENLGYKNIFIILLIHLFAIQLNGQNVLYEEVSFDTSKASTAYFLKSIEDQAKVVFSYSNMLCFEENIELSRSSATIREILNELFIKCPSSFLVRGNKIIIQPYEGIPGKHVIRGYIRDTKSKEALIQANIYDEDQLLGTVSNNFGFYSLTLPAGYTRLNCSYVGYEHQEMLIDLQSDTVIHFDMVADSQIREIAIVKSKVPNKVKSTRTGTVDLPIEQIKNVPVFLGEVDLVKSIQLLPGIQSGGEGLSALYVRGGGPDQNMVLMDDVPVYNVGHLLGFFSIFNADAVNHVSVVKGGFPARYGGRLSSVVDIRMYDGNDQEFKGLASIGVLSSRVAAEGPLIKDKSSFSVSIRRTYMDIFTGLLQLNDNNKSRFYFYDFNSKFNLKLGYKDRIYVSSYLGKDQYDLQYNFQNIEINANETNTSSQVVEAYDESDIGWKNAVFSSRWNHIFGEKMFVNTTASYSDYQFYIGQKVNYQSDGDWTVVNQNYFSGIKDYTLKTDWDYVPTPTHYFRFGASLTAHNFYPGIDVYLQENTGSEAIDTTYGGNRMFRPELRLYVEDDFNLTDNLRLNIGGHFSAFQTESKYYWSAEPRLSARYLINDRMSVKAAYSHMTQYMHLLRTSSVSMPTDMWLPVSDELRPMRATQTALGWEYEIGKGFGLSIEAYYKSFSDILAYKESTSYFDFTSDWRNKLTAGDGESKGIEFLLHKKTGSLSGWFGYTYSKTINQFDDLNNGNPFPADFDRTHDASLFLMYRFKKGVTLSGTWTFGTGSPITLPETKYYAPDLPTQENEFDTKYNQYISERNSYRMPNFHRLDMGVNFEKEKPYGSRIWSFGLLNAYGRQNPFFLYFSDTEQDNGDIKRSLKQFSLFPFPMPYARFTIRF, encoded by the coding sequence ATGCCGAAACTGGAAAATTTAGGTTATAAAAATATTTTCATCATTTTGCTCATTCATCTGTTTGCGATACAGTTGAATGGGCAAAACGTTTTATATGAGGAAGTGTCATTTGATACTTCCAAAGCTTCTACTGCTTATTTTCTGAAGTCGATTGAAGATCAGGCTAAGGTTGTTTTTAGTTACAGTAATATGCTCTGTTTCGAAGAAAACATTGAGTTAAGTCGTTCTTCTGCTACAATACGTGAGATTTTAAATGAACTTTTTATTAAATGTCCCTCTAGCTTTCTGGTCAGAGGAAATAAAATCATTATTCAACCCTACGAAGGTATTCCCGGAAAACATGTTATCAGGGGTTATATTCGGGATACCAAATCAAAAGAGGCGTTAATTCAGGCAAATATTTACGACGAAGATCAATTGTTGGGAACAGTAAGTAATAATTTTGGTTTTTACAGTCTTACTCTGCCTGCGGGATATACACGGTTGAATTGTTCTTACGTCGGGTATGAACATCAGGAAATGTTAATTGACTTGCAATCAGATACGGTTATTCATTTTGATATGGTTGCCGATAGTCAGATCAGAGAAATTGCCATTGTTAAGTCAAAAGTTCCGAATAAAGTTAAAAGTACCAGAACAGGAACAGTTGATTTACCCATCGAACAAATAAAAAATGTTCCGGTATTTTTAGGTGAAGTTGATTTAGTGAAGAGTATTCAATTGTTGCCAGGTATTCAAAGTGGAGGTGAAGGATTAAGTGCTCTGTATGTCAGGGGCGGAGGTCCTGATCAGAATATGGTATTGATGGATGATGTGCCTGTGTATAATGTTGGCCACTTGTTGGGATTCTTTTCCATATTCAATGCCGACGCGGTTAATCATGTAAGTGTTGTTAAGGGGGGATTTCCGGCACGGTATGGAGGAAGATTATCTTCGGTTGTTGATATTCGCATGTATGATGGAAATGATCAGGAGTTTAAAGGACTGGCCAGTATAGGTGTTTTATCCAGCAGGGTGGCAGCAGAAGGGCCGTTGATAAAAGATAAATCGTCTTTTTCTGTCTCCATAAGACGAACGTATATGGATATTTTTACCGGTTTATTGCAGTTAAATGACAATAACAAAAGCCGGTTTTATTTCTACGACTTTAATTCAAAGTTTAACCTGAAATTAGGTTATAAAGACCGGATATATGTTAGTTCGTATTTGGGCAAGGATCAGTATGATCTTCAATATAACTTTCAGAATATTGAGATTAATGCCAATGAAACCAATACCTCAAGTCAGGTAGTTGAAGCATACGATGAAAGTGATATAGGTTGGAAAAATGCGGTGTTTTCTTCACGCTGGAATCACATCTTTGGCGAAAAGATGTTTGTAAATACAACAGCAAGTTATAGTGATTATCAGTTCTATATTGGTCAGAAAGTAAATTACCAGTCAGATGGTGACTGGACGGTTGTCAATCAGAATTATTTTAGTGGAATAAAGGATTATACTTTAAAAACAGATTGGGATTATGTCCCAACGCCCACTCATTATTTCAGATTTGGTGCAAGTTTGACAGCTCATAATTTTTACCCTGGAATTGATGTGTATTTGCAGGAAAATACCGGAAGCGAGGCAATCGACACAACCTATGGAGGCAACCGTATGTTTCGACCAGAATTAAGGTTATATGTTGAGGACGATTTTAATCTTACAGATAACCTAAGGTTAAATATTGGAGGACATTTTTCGGCATTCCAAACAGAATCAAAGTATTACTGGTCGGCAGAGCCCCGACTTTCGGCTCGTTACCTTATTAATGACAGAATGTCGGTGAAAGCAGCCTATAGTCATATGACACAATACATGCATTTATTACGAACATCAAGTGTGTCAATGCCAACCGATATGTGGTTGCCGGTATCTGATGAATTAAGACCGATGAGGGCTACTCAGACGGCACTTGGATGGGAATATGAGATAGGTAAAGGCTTTGGCCTATCTATTGAAGCATATTACAAATCATTCTCAGATATTTTAGCTTATAAAGAATCGACCAGTTATTTTGATTTTACTTCAGACTGGCGTAATAAGTTAACAGCAGGTGATGGTGAATCAAAAGGCATTGAATTTTTACTTCACAAGAAAACAGGTAGTTTATCAGGTTGGTTTGGCTACACTTATTCAAAAACAATTAATCAGTTTGATGATTTGAATAATGGAAATCCTTTCCCTGCAGATTTCGATAGAACACATGATGCTTCGCTGTTTCTAATGTATCGATTTAAAAAAGGGGTCACCCTAAGCGGTACCTGGACATTTGGAACAGGAAGTCCGATAACTTTGCCTGAAACCAAATATTATGCACCCGATTTGCCAACTCAGGAAAATGAATTTGACACTAAATATAATCAGTACATAAGTGAGCGAAATAGTTATCGAATGCCTAACTTTCACAGGCTCGATATGGGAGTTAATTTTGAAAAAGAAAAACCTTACGGTAGCAGAATCTGGAGTTTTGGACTTTTGAATGCATATGGTCGTCAGAACCCATTCTTCCTTTATTTTTCGGATACAGAACAGGATAATGGTGATATAAAGCGTTCGTTAAAGCAATTTAGTTTGTTCCCGTTTCCAATGCCATATGCCAGGTTTACAATACGGTTTTAG
- a CDS encoding DUF4249 domain-containing protein gives MRWSVIKYGLIVSFLLLMLSCEKDILIELNDQPDKLVMYSFIYPDSTLSLHFSKSQSILSVPSYKQVENARFRISINGINQGTYILPSDTVWSNWKEFTFTKGDDIVIEAFEREGDTIFVESYLPDEISIEKMDTSTINYSYTDGIQMSYLKTKITFSDPLAEEDYYQLYIIREGYGMLNNEPYYTRDVVDYDKDDPIFLQKDQSGSLLQGLNFQGLFTDELVNGITYTINVNIPKDYLFFDYYEDKIKISLYLYHHTYDYYSYFRSKVISAGYDGFYEGLPIFDPNQIHNNIEGGLGLVSGMSFTVDSIVLYQ, from the coding sequence ATGAGATGGAGTGTTATAAAATATGGTTTAATTGTTTCATTTCTATTATTGATGCTTTCCTGTGAGAAAGATATCCTAATTGAGTTAAATGATCAGCCCGATAAGTTGGTTATGTATTCCTTTATATATCCCGACAGTACATTGAGTCTGCATTTTAGTAAGAGTCAGAGTATTTTGTCAGTGCCTAGCTATAAACAAGTAGAAAATGCGAGATTTCGAATCTCAATAAATGGAATAAATCAGGGAACTTATATTCTTCCATCTGATACAGTTTGGAGTAACTGGAAGGAGTTTACTTTTACTAAAGGTGATGATATTGTAATTGAAGCTTTTGAAAGAGAGGGTGATACAATTTTTGTAGAATCCTATTTGCCTGATGAAATTTCTATCGAAAAGATGGATACAAGTACCATCAACTATAGTTATACCGATGGTATTCAGATGAGTTATTTAAAAACGAAGATAACATTTTCAGACCCTTTAGCTGAGGAAGATTATTACCAATTATATATTATTCGTGAAGGATATGGGATGTTAAATAATGAGCCATATTACACGAGGGATGTGGTAGATTACGATAAAGATGATCCAATTTTTCTTCAGAAGGATCAAAGCGGAAGCTTATTACAAGGATTGAATTTTCAGGGTTTATTTACTGATGAATTGGTAAATGGAATAACTTATACGATTAATGTCAACATTCCGAAGGATTATCTGTTTTTTGATTATTATGAAGACAAAATAAAAATCTCACTTTATTTATATCATCATACTTATGACTATTATTCTTATTTCAGAAGTAAGGTAATTTCAGCAGGGTATGATGGTTTTTATGAAGGCTTACCCATATTTGATCCTAATCAGATTCATAATAATATTGAAGGAGGATTAGGGTTAGTTTCAGGGATGTCATTCACTGTTGATTCTATTGTTTTATATCAGTAA
- the trxB gene encoding thioredoxin-disulfide reductase, translating to MALFGKMEDLSAPKKDNNEATDVEKVKVLIIGSGPAGYTAAIYAARANLSPVMYEGMQPGGQLTTTTEVENFPGYPSGITGPEMMEDLKKQAERFGTDIRFGMATKADLSARPFKVTIDESKVVEAEALIIATGATAKYLGLPDETKYAGSGVSACATCDGFFYRGKDVAVVGGGDTACEEALYLSGLTKKVYLIVRRDELRASKVMQDRVIKAQNIEILWKHQTKGLFGDGVVEGATLVKNMGTPEEEEVKIAIDGFFLGIGHKPNSEIFADYIDTNEVGYIKTIPGTSKTNVPGVFACGDVQDDQYRQAVTAAGSGCMAAIDAERFLAEQD from the coding sequence ATGGCTCTATTCGGAAAAATGGAGGATTTGAGTGCCCCCAAAAAAGATAATAATGAAGCAACTGATGTTGAAAAAGTAAAAGTTTTAATTATAGGTTCTGGTCCGGCAGGATATACAGCAGCAATTTATGCTGCCCGTGCCAATCTGAGCCCGGTTATGTATGAAGGAATGCAACCCGGAGGACAATTAACCACTACCACAGAGGTTGAAAATTTCCCTGGTTATCCATCTGGTATCACAGGTCCTGAAATGATGGAAGACCTTAAAAAACAAGCTGAACGTTTTGGAACAGATATTCGTTTTGGAATGGCTACAAAAGCAGATTTATCTGCCCGTCCGTTTAAAGTAACAATTGATGAGAGTAAAGTAGTTGAGGCTGAGGCCTTGATTATTGCTACGGGTGCAACAGCCAAATATTTAGGTTTACCTGATGAAACAAAATATGCTGGTTCAGGTGTATCGGCTTGTGCAACATGCGATGGATTTTTCTACAGAGGTAAAGATGTGGCTGTAGTAGGTGGTGGAGATACTGCTTGTGAAGAAGCATTGTATCTTTCAGGTTTGACAAAGAAAGTATACCTGATTGTTCGTCGTGATGAATTACGTGCTTCAAAAGTGATGCAGGATAGAGTAATCAAAGCTCAAAACATCGAAATTCTTTGGAAACATCAGACTAAAGGATTGTTTGGAGATGGAGTTGTTGAAGGTGCTACTTTAGTAAAAAATATGGGTACTCCGGAGGAAGAAGAAGTGAAGATCGCTATTGATGGATTCTTCCTTGGAATTGGACATAAGCCAAACTCAGAAATTTTTGCTGATTACATTGATACTAATGAAGTAGGTTATATTAAAACCATTCCCGGAACTTCAAAAACCAATGTGCCAGGAGTATTTGCCTGTGGAGATGTTCAGGATGATCAATATCGTCAGGCAGTTACTGCTGCAGGTTCTGGCTGTATGGCTGCCATTGATGCAGAACGTTTTCTGGCTGAGCAGGATTAA
- a CDS encoding family 10 glycosylhydrolase: protein MKRCIVLIQFVFLTTVLLYAGKYPKREMRAVWIATVANIDWPSRAGLTTDMQQEEMIELLDLAKEYHFNTVIFQIRPSTDAFYQSSFEPWSQWLTGKQGKAPDPFYDPLEFTIKECRKRGLDIHVWMNPYRAVFDTAKSSIAESNPVKSNPEWFVTYGSKAYFNPGLPETRNHVCNVVADILRRYEIDAIHFDDYFYPYRISGKDFPDQQAFELYPRGFSTNEKENWRRDNVDLIIKQLHDTIKAVTPYVEFGISPFGVWRNNDKDPRGSATKAGQTNYDDLYADVLKWQQEGWIDYVTPQIYWPIGKKVADYAVLVDWWDKNAFGCPLYIGHGLYRLDAKSGEKAWQKSKEMDKQVKLLRKYENVEGSMFFSAKYMRTNPLGFKQRMQKKHYRYVALPPKNIRVTQIMPERPENAQWDVKNDTISLSWNAGENNVGYIIYKCKKSKELKLDDVRSIVAVTGDTELKFKLDDQNSPYKYDYIITGISITNNESNGVIFR from the coding sequence ATGAAACGATGCATTGTTCTTATTCAGTTTGTTTTTCTGACAACTGTATTGTTGTATGCAGGTAAATATCCCAAAAGGGAAATGCGTGCTGTTTGGATTGCAACGGTTGCCAATATCGACTGGCCCTCAAGAGCCGGATTAACAACTGACATGCAACAGGAAGAAATGATTGAATTACTGGATCTTGCAAAAGAATATCATTTCAATACTGTTATTTTTCAAATAAGACCATCGACCGATGCATTCTATCAATCTTCTTTTGAGCCATGGTCGCAATGGCTTACCGGAAAGCAGGGTAAAGCACCTGATCCATTTTATGATCCACTGGAATTTACAATCAAAGAATGTAGGAAAAGAGGTTTGGATATTCATGTTTGGATGAATCCATATCGGGCAGTTTTCGACACTGCCAAAAGTTCAATTGCCGAATCTAATCCGGTAAAGTCGAATCCGGAATGGTTTGTAACGTATGGTAGCAAAGCTTATTTCAACCCGGGACTTCCCGAAACACGCAATCATGTTTGTAATGTGGTGGCAGATATTTTAAGAAGATATGAGATCGATGCCATTCATTTTGATGATTATTTTTATCCATATCGAATCAGTGGAAAAGATTTTCCCGATCAACAGGCATTTGAATTATATCCCAGAGGTTTTTCAACTAATGAAAAGGAAAATTGGAGAAGAGATAATGTGGACCTTATCATTAAACAGCTTCATGATACCATAAAAGCTGTTACACCATATGTTGAGTTTGGTATATCACCGTTTGGTGTTTGGCGTAATAACGACAAGGATCCAAGAGGATCGGCAACAAAAGCTGGTCAAACCAATTATGACGATCTGTATGCTGATGTGTTAAAATGGCAGCAGGAAGGATGGATTGACTATGTTACCCCTCAAATATATTGGCCAATAGGCAAGAAGGTAGCCGACTATGCAGTATTGGTTGACTGGTGGGATAAAAATGCTTTTGGCTGTCCTCTGTATATCGGACACGGTTTATATCGACTGGATGCTAAATCTGGTGAGAAAGCCTGGCAGAAATCAAAAGAAATGGATAAGCAGGTTAAATTGCTTCGGAAATATGAGAATGTGGAAGGGAGTATGTTTTTTAGTGCCAAATATATGCGCACTAATCCTTTGGGATTTAAACAACGGATGCAGAAAAAGCATTACAGGTATGTGGCACTTCCTCCCAAAAATATAAGAGTGACACAGATTATGCCAGAACGCCCTGAAAACGCTCAATGGGATGTTAAAAATGATACCATCTCACTTTCATGGAATGCTGGTGAAAATAATGTGGGATACATCATTTACAAATGCAAAAAAAGCAAAGAATTAAAGTTGGATGATGTTCGATCGATTGTTGCAGTAACAGGAGATACGGAATTAAAATTTAAACTTGATGATCAGAACAGTCCGTATAAGTATGATTATATTATTACCGGGATCAGCATCACCAATAATGAGTCGAACGGAGTAATATTCAGATAA
- a CDS encoding LamG-like jellyroll fold domain-containing protein: MNKLTFYLILCWLSFNLSAQTAINFEGDAVRTFIMGNNNASLNISNGTLEAWIKTSDAGSGYRGIIVKHYSYGIYLLDNKLVAYSWDGSFNTYNTDITLSDNVWHHVAFSFQDNITNGSKLFIDGYPVLTFTYSVRSSQYNFVVGQGTDRTDETSIQHFNGIIDQVRVWNTARTEEEILENYKRKIAETSSELVLLWQFEEGSGNIVLDSSENNNDGTLYNINESNWVSGYPCSNSAGLMAHYSFNGDANDSSGNDHHGTVYGAILTPDRDDNANCAYYFDGIDDYIDLGDWENGGAMSITFWARWDDFNNYSRVIDLANGSSNANIIVSNYQTAGKFFFQIYSTSTKGVTSSSYIITASSWDFYSATVSDNGVMRIYKNGVLVNELTNGVVPAQVLRTKQYVARSNFLQDGYFKGAIDDIRIFNHTLSEVEISAVYNEIPTSIEESTYNSFKVFPNPVKSTLYFNQLLKSGCTLSLFNITGKCVFSKLVNENTNSINLDQLSEGIYLLKIQSDDGEETLKIVKN, encoded by the coding sequence ATGAATAAATTGACATTTTACCTCATCTTATGCTGGTTATCTTTCAACTTATCAGCTCAAACAGCAATTAATTTTGAAGGTGATGCTGTGCGAACTTTTATCATGGGTAATAATAATGCTTCTCTAAATATTTCTAATGGAACTCTTGAAGCCTGGATTAAAACTTCTGATGCAGGATCAGGGTATCGTGGAATTATTGTAAAACACTATAGTTACGGAATTTACCTGTTAGACAATAAATTAGTTGCCTATAGTTGGGACGGCAGTTTCAACACTTACAATACGGACATAACATTGTCGGATAACGTGTGGCATCACGTTGCCTTTTCATTTCAAGACAATATTACCAATGGTTCAAAATTATTTATCGACGGTTATCCTGTACTTACCTTTACCTATTCAGTTCGCTCATCTCAATATAATTTTGTTGTTGGACAAGGTACTGATCGAACAGATGAAACCAGCATTCAGCATTTTAATGGGATTATTGACCAGGTAAGAGTTTGGAATACGGCTCGGACGGAAGAAGAAATTCTTGAGAATTATAAAAGAAAAATAGCAGAGACATCGTCAGAATTGGTACTCCTTTGGCAATTTGAAGAGGGAAGTGGCAACATTGTTTTGGATTCTTCAGAAAATAATAATGATGGAACCCTCTATAATATCAATGAATCAAACTGGGTTAGTGGGTATCCATGCTCTAATAGCGCTGGTCTGATGGCTCATTATTCTTTTAATGGTGATGCTAATGATAGCAGTGGAAATGATCATCATGGAACAGTTTATGGAGCCATTTTAACACCCGATAGAGATGATAATGCCAATTGTGCCTATTACTTTGATGGCATTGACGACTATATTGATTTGGGAGACTGGGAGAATGGTGGAGCTATGTCAATCACTTTCTGGGCCCGCTGGGATGATTTTAATAATTATTCAAGAGTCATTGATTTAGCCAATGGCTCATCCAATGCAAATATTATTGTATCTAATTACCAAACTGCAGGAAAATTCTTTTTTCAGATTTATAGTACATCTACCAAAGGTGTAACTTCAAGTAGCTATATTATAACAGCATCTTCCTGGGATTTTTATAGTGCCACAGTAAGTGATAATGGAGTAATGAGAATATATAAAAATGGAGTTCTTGTGAATGAATTAACGAATGGAGTTGTTCCTGCACAGGTTTTAAGAACCAAACAATATGTTGCCAGGAGTAACTTCTTGCAGGATGGTTATTTTAAAGGAGCCATTGATGATATTCGCATTTTTAATCATACACTTTCAGAAGTTGAAATATCAGCCGTTTATAACGAAATACCAACTTCAATTGAAGAGTCAACTTATAATAGTTTTAAAGTATTTCCTAATCCTGTAAAATCCACTTTGTATTTTAATCAACTGTTGAAATCAGGATGCACATTATCTTTATTTAATATCACAGGTAAATGCGTATTCTCAAAACTTGTTAATGAAAATACAAATTCAATAAACCTGGATCAATTATCAGAAGGTATTTACCTGCTAAAAATACAATCTGATGATGGAGAAGAAACACTCAAGATAGTAAAGAATTAA